Below is a genomic region from Pedosphaera parvula Ellin514.
CGGTTACCTGCACTGGATCGAAAAAAATGCGATCGTAGCTCTGGAGCAGGCGCGCGATGCTCCGGTTCCGGTGGTTGGTTTCCGATGCTGAATGATACACTTCGTGGTCCAGTGAAAGTGTTCGGCCCGCGAAACGGGACAAGCCGTCGTGAATGAACCGCCACTTGTCGTCATGGGTTATGCCCGGCACGAGACTCGTTGTCGCGATTGCTCCCGAGTTAACCATCGGGTTCGTTCTGCCATCCTCGGCGCGTTCGATGGCCGAAAGCGAATTGAACGGAAGTCCGGTGCTGTTCACCCCTAGTCTCTTACGGGCCGCCTCGGGACCCAGGGCTTCACACACCAAGGCGAAAATGAACGGTTTGGACACGCTCATGATCGCAAACTCGTATTCCGCATCGCCAGCCTCATACACATCGCCCTTGGTACCGACCACGCATATGCCGAACAAATCCTTCGGCACTTCAGCCAGCGCCGGATAAACCTGCGAATTCTCTCCTTCCGGGTTTAACTTGAAACGCTCATGTGCCTCGGCCACCAATTCCCTCACCTTCTCGCCGGACGGTAAATGACCGGTGGATACAGGCGAGGCCTCGGCTCCTTCATCAATCTGAAATTGCGTTTGCATTTATTCTTTCTTCGGCCACTCCGCCGGTTTGTCAGAGGCAACCAAAGGCGCTCGGAATCTCGTCGACAGCGAATCGATCGATGGAGTGGACAA
It encodes:
- the glsA gene encoding glutaminase A, translating into MQTQFQIDEGAEASPVSTGHLPSGEKVRELVAEAHERFKLNPEGENSQVYPALAEVPKDLFGICVVGTKGDVYEAGDAEYEFAIMSVSKPFIFALVCEALGPEAARKRLGVNSTGLPFNSLSAIERAEDGRTNPMVNSGAIATTSLVPGITHDDKWRFIHDGLSRFAGRTLSLDHEVYHSASETNHRNRSIARLLQSYDRIFFDPVQVTDLYTRQCSLNVSARDLAVMGATLADGGVNPLTKEQVVDASVCHYALAVMTTAGLYETSGDWLYDIGLPGKSGIGGGIVTVSPGKGGLGTFAPPLDQAGNSVKGQLVARFLSERLGMDLFVSKPAD